A stretch of DNA from Pseudomonadales bacterium:
CTGGATCCTGCCGGAAAGCCCAGCACGGACTCCGGTCGCGGCACGCCCGGATCGAAGGCAAGGGCCGACGGCGGCAGCAGCTCCTCAATTCCCGTTCGTGCATCCTGGCTTTCTGCAGACAGCGGCAGCACCCACAGCAGCAGCAGCACGACCCTGCCGGATGGGAAACGGTATCGGCCTGGAAACCCGCTGGCAGACTTCTGCGAGCGGTGAGGGATAGATTTCAGTGTGGCGTTCCTGCGCTGTGCTTATGCCGGCTGACGGTTGTCGACGCTGTTTGACTTGCCCGTGCCGGTGGGGGATTCTCACCACCCACCAGCCGGTGGTCAAACAGCACAGCGTGTCACACACGTGCGCGCCGGCACCTGTTCGGGGGAGCAAGTGTGCGATTCTTGAGTTTTCGAGTTGGACAAAAGACCGGATTCGGCGCGCTGGTTGAAAACCGGGTAGTAGATCTCGGCAGACATATGCCGCAATATGAAGGACTGCGCCAGGTCCTGCTGGCGGGTGCACTGACCCGCGCGATCGACATCGCCGCCGAAACATCCGCCGACTACGCCCTGAAGGAAATTGAATTTCTGCCACCGATTCCGGATCCCGAAAAAATCCTCTGCGTGGGCCTCAACTATCCGGGACGCGCCGACGGTGAGCCCAGGTATCCCAGTATATTTCTGCGCACACGGGACTCGCTGGTCGGTCATGGAGCGCCTCTGTGGCGACCACCGGAATCGACCCAGCTCGACTACGAGGCGGAAATCGCCCTTGTGATCGGCACCGAAGGACGCCGGATCGCACCGGAGCGCGCGCTCGATCACATCGCCGGCGTCACCCTGATGAACGATGGCACCGTGCGGGACTGGCTCCGCCACAGCGCGCGCAACGTCACCCAGGGTAAGAACTTCGAACACAGCGGCGCAATCGGACCCTGGTTTGTAACCCTGGACGCACTGCAGGACCCGGAGAATCTGGAATTCAGCTGCTCGGTGAACGGTGAGGAACGCCAGCGGGACTCAACCGCCCGCCTGCTGTTCGATTTCCGCTATCTGGTGAGCTATCTCTCCACTTTCATCCGGCTGAAACCCGGCGATGTGATCTCAACCGGCTCTCCTGCAGGGTCGGGTGCGGACCGGGAACTGTCCCTGTTTCTCGCATCCGGAGATGTCGTCGAAATTTCCGCACCGGAGATCGGCACGCTGAAGAATCCGGTCATCGACGAACCCGCAGTCGACAACGCCTAACCACCTGGCGTCACCGAGGTGCGATCGCCGTATCCCGGGGTTCCCTGAAGGGCATCATCACTTTTGCCCACAGGCTCGGTTCCGTCGGCCCGGTACCGGCTTCAAAGATCGGGCCCTCTGCAGAAGTTCCGAACAGACGGTCCCAGACAATGGCCGAAGGCAGCACCAGCAGGAACATCTCCAGCGGATGATTGGCCCCGAAGTTGATCGCGCCCGGACGTTTGAATGAGTGATGAGCGCCGTGACCGGACGCCCGCCACACGAGCGGCCAGATATCCAGATGCAGCGCCTCCCGCACAGAGGAAAGCGGCGCTGCCAGCAGGGCGCTGTACCAGAGCGCAACCATAAGGGTGCCGATCGAGATCACCACCACGATCGAAATGTTGGTCCGTTTTTCCCGGGCAGGTTGCATCCAGTCACGGCGCGCCGGGTACCCGTGCTCCAGAATTCCCAGCAGCAGCTGCACACTCACGACGACCAGGGGATAAATGGCCGGCAGATCCCGATTGAAATACCAGAAGGCCAGGACACTGACCAGAATCAGTGGCTGCAAACCGATCGACAGCCACCGGGGCAAACCACTTCGGTCGCCTGTAACTGTTGAACCAGGTGCGGCTGAGTGGAGTGCCTTCGAGCCGGTTGCCATCGAGTTGTGTGATTGCTTCGGTTCCAACACACTGTCCCCCCATCGGCGGGCCTCCCGCCGGCAGCACGATCCTGGGAGGAGCGGGTGATAAAGGGAAGTCTGACATCGGGATTGCAACACGCACGTCATGCCATCACGCTCAGCGGTCTCATCCTCAGCTGCGCGATGTCGACAGCCACCCTGAATGCCGACACCGCGCCGGGACCTGCTTCGGGCCAGGCGGTCACCACAATCGAAGGTGCGGACCTGCGTTCAGCGGAAGCCTTCATCGACGCCTTCTACTCCTGGAATCCGCAACGTCTCCAGGCTGCCATCAACGCACCCGGCGACGCCACGCGACTTCTTTACTATCAGGCCTGGGCCGAAGCCGGCAACTACACAATTCAAACCCGCAGACCCTGCCAGCCTGCTGCAGATGCAGGAAATGCAGAGCTGGCAAAGATCACCTGCGCCATCACGGTGACCGACGATCTTGGCGGCGCCCTGGGTTATGTGGCCACGGATACCTTCACGCTCGGCCTGAGTGCAGGGGAAATCCGCGCCGTGACATTCGAAGGCGACGATCCTGAAGTATTCGACGAAATGCTCGTCTGGCTGGCGGACAATCGTCCGGAGGTGTTCACCGGACCCTGCCTGGGCTTTTTCGACGGCGGCACCACCCCGGCGGACTGTGTACGCGCCATCGTACAGGGGGCACGGGACTACGCCGCGCTGAATGAATCCGCAACGCCTGGCGTTTCATCCGCAGCCTCTGAGCAGAATGAAGTGCTGCAGTCCCGGCTCTCCGACTACGCGGATCTCTACCAGGTCCAGTGTGCTGTCTGTCATGGTGACAGACTGCAGGGTGAAGCACAGGGCACACCCCTGGTCGGTGTCGACCTGATTCACGGCGACAGCATCGACGCGCTCATCCTGAGCATCTCAAAAGGCTTTCCCCTGAAGGGCATGCCCGAATGGGCACAGAGCTTGAGCGAGTCACAGATCAAGAGTCTGGCCCTGTACATTTCCGAGACCAGATCCGGTTTCAGCTACACCGACTTCAATTACGACACCGCCTTCACCGTGCCCGCAGGTGTCATCGAATCGGAACGCCATGCGTTCACGCTGGAAATGGTGATCTCCGGTCTGGATCCACTGCCCTTCTCGATCGCCCCCCTCCCCGATGGCCGAATTCTGCTCACAGAGAAAAAACGCGGTCTGAGTATCATCTCCACCTCAGGAGAGCAGTCGCCGTTGATCGAAGGCGCCCCGAAAGCCTACGACGACACCTACACCATCGCGATAAAACAGGAGTGGGGTTACGGCTGGATGCTCGATGTCGCCACGCATCCCGACTACCTGGACAACGGCTGGATCTATCTGCTCTACGGTGACCGCTGCAGTGACTGCAATGACATCGGCCGCGCCGCCGGTACTCCGGTGTCCATGAACAAGCTCATCCGCGGCAGGATCGCCGACGGTGAGTGGCTCGATGAGGAAGTGATCTGGCAGTCACCCATCCAGTATTACGGCTCGGTACCCGACATCGGTGCAGGGGGCCGTATCAGTTTCGACGGACACGGCCACGTATTCTTCAGTGTCGGCGTGAAAGGTATCGACAATCACACCGGCATCCAGGATCTCGCCACACCCTGGGGCAAAATCCATCGTGTGAACGATGACGGGACGATCCCTCTCGACAACCCCTTCATGGACACCCCGGGTGCGATGAAAAGCATCTGGAGCTACGGACACCGCAGCCCCCAGGGGCTGGAATACCGTCAGGCAACAGGCGAACTCTGGGGGACCGAAATGGGACCCCGCGGCGGCGACGAGGTAAACCGCCTTCTGCCCGGCCACAACTATGGCTGGCCGCTGACCTCCAGAGGTCTGAACTACGACGGCAGCCCGGTCGACTACGGAAAGGATCTCGGCATCGAGTTTGATCTCAGAGACATCGACCAGCCGGTCGTCGACCTGTCCCCGTCTCCGGCGGTCTCCAGCTTCATCTTCTATGCAGGCAACCGGTTCCCGGGCTGGCAGGGCGACCTCATCGTGGGTTCACTGAAAGGCCGCACCCTCTACCGGATGGAAATCGAGGACAACACGGTCGTTCATACGGAACCGCTGCTGAAAGACCTGGTGCGCTTCCGGGACATCGAAGTCGGTGCGGACGGACTGATCTACCTGCTGCTCGAACACAACTCGGGCGGGCAGATCGTGCGCATGGTGCCCTCTCCCACCCTGCTCAGCGGTCAATCCCCCCCAGACACAGGTACTTGATCTCCAGGTACTCGTCCATGCCGTACTTGGAGCCTTCCCGGCCGTTGCCGGATTCTTTCATGCCACCGAAGGGGGCGGCCTCGTTGGAGATCAGGCCTTCGTTGATGCCGACGATGCCATAGTCGAGCCCTTCGGCTACCCGCCAGATGCGGCCCACGTCCCGGGAGTAGAAATAGGCGGCGAGACCAAACTCGGTGTCGTTGGCCATTTCGATGGCCTCCGCCTCGGTCTCGAAACGCACCAGGGGTGCCACGGGTCCGAAGATTTCCTCGCGGAATACACGCATCTCCCGGGTGACCCCGGTGATCACCGTCGGCTCGACAAAGGCTTCACCATTCGCCGCACGTTTACCGCCGATGGCCACCCTGCCGCCCCGGGTCACGGCATCATCGATCATGGCGATCACCGAGTCCGCCGCTTTCCTATCGATGAGGGGGCCAACCGTGGTTTTCTGGTCCATGCCATCGCCGACGACAAGCTTGCGCACCGCGGCAGTGAGTTTTTCGGCAAAGGCGTCGTACACACCCGCCTGGACCAGCATGCGGTTGGCGCACACGCACGTCTGTCCGGCATTGCGATACTTCGAAGCCATCGCCCCGGCCACTGCCGCAGCGAGATCCGCATCGTCGAAGACGATGAAGGGGGCATTGCCGCCGAGTTCCATCGACGTGCGCTTCACGGTTGCCGCACACTCCTGAATCAGCTGCTTACCGACCTCGGTCGATCCGGTGAAGGTGACCTTGCGCACGATGGGATTGCCGGTCAGTTCTGCGCCGATTTCGGCCGTGTTGCCGGCGAGAATGTTGATGACACCTGCCGGAATGCCGGCGCGATGGGCGAGTTCCGCAATGGCGAAGGCGGAAAGCGGGGTCGCATTGGCCGGCTTGCAGACGACTGTGCAGCCCGAGGCCAGCGCTGGCGCGATCTTCCGGGTGAGCATGGCGTTCGGAAAATTCCAGGGCGTGATGCAGCCGACCACACCGACCGGCTGCTTGATGCAGACGATGCGTTTGTCCGGTGAGGGACCGGGAATGGTGTCGCCGTAGACGCGCTTGGCTTCCTCGGCAAACCACTCGATGAAGTTGGCGCCATAGGCGATTTCACCGCGGGACTCCGCCAGTGGCTTGCCCTGCTCGGCGGTCATGATCTTCGCCAGATCCTCCTGATGAGCCATCATGAGATCGAAAAGCTTGCGCAGCAGTCCGGCACGATCTTTGGCGGTGCGGGCACGCCAGGCAGGCAGCGCGCGCTCGGCGGCTTCGATCGCGCGGCGGGTTTCCGCCGTGCCGCAGCGGGCAATCTCTGCCAGTGTGGCGCCATTGGCCGGATTGGTGACCGCACTCGTGCCACCGGAATCCGCGTCAATCCACTGGCCGTCCACATAGGCCTGAGTGCGCAGCAGCGCAGAATCTTCCAGACGCAGAGCCATCACGCATTTCCTCCAAAACCGGGTTTGAGAACGGGTTTGACCCTGGCCACCGCAAGCAGCGACTCCACACAGTCGCGCAGGGACTGATCCAGCGGACGAAAGCGGATGGGCACCACCGCGCGGATACGATCGTTGCGCAGTTCACAGCCCGCCCAGATCGCGCGCAGTTCCGCTTCACGGGCCTTGATCCGGTCGGGAAAGGGATCGGTCACCGCCGGAGTGGCATGACCGAGCTCGGGCAGCAGCCGGTCGATGTCCGCGCAGATGTCTTCGACATTGCGCTTTTCGGTGGACCAGGCGATGTAGCGCTCGCCGTTGTGCACCTCGGTGCTCTCCAGCAGACCGATGTGGCAGTCCGCGTTGTCCCGCACGTCCACAACCATCCAGGGCCGGTAGGCGCCGTTCTGGTAATACTCGCCGAGCAGCATCGTTTCGATGTTGTGCTGCCAGGACCCCTTTTCCCTCTGGTGCGCGGAGAGAATGGGACCCACGTTGTCCGCCGGACACAGGGTGATGGCATCCCACCGTCCGTGCGCAGCGGCAGCTTGCGCAAACACCCGCTCGGCGAGCACCTTGCTCATGGAATACCCCTGACCCCGCTCGGGACGTCGCTTCGGATTCTGCTCGTCCGGATAGCGGTCTTCATAACATACAGGCCGACGCACCAGCTCCTGCATGTCCGCCTCGGAGATCACCGCGGCAGTACTGGACGTGACGATCACCCGGGTGACCGTCTCCGAGGCATTCACACTGGCGATGATGTGCTCACACACCCGTTTCACATAATCCTGATCGTTGTAGTTGCTCACATGGGAGACGTGAGCCACCCCATGGCAGCCCTTGAAGATCTCATCGAAACAGCCGTCCACATCGAGATCGGCGGAGTGCAGGGTAAGCCGTCCCGAGGCGTGTCCGGGCATTTCCCTGAGAAACGTCGTCTTCACGGCATCGTTTGCATCCCGCACACAGGCGCGCACTCTGTAGCCACGATCGAGCAGGTTTTTCACCACCCAGCCGCCAATGAATCCGGCAGCGCCGGTCACAGCAATGGTGCCGCCTTTTGGAACTGGTGCCATCTCAGGGCTCTCTTCTGACTGCTATCGGGGGACCATGCTACATTCTGAGCATGATCCTGGGGAGGGAATCCGCAGGCTTTCGCTTACCAGCTGCGCCGGGAGGCGATCGCGCTGGCCGTATCAAAGGTCCGGTTACGCAACTCTACGAGCCGGGCATTGAGGTTACGGAACCGCAGAGGCTCACTCACCTCCAGGTCGCGGCCGATCACCAGATCCGAAAAAGTATCTTCTCCGCCGAAGCAGCCGAGCACGGCGGTCGCACCCGCCAGTTTGTGCTCGTCTATCTGCATCAATCCCCGGCGCAGATAGGTCAGCCAGAATTTTTCCTGCCCCCCGGCGACCGGCGCCACTTCTTCCAGCAGACCGATGAGGGCGCGTACCGCGTCGCCGAGTTCGTCGAATTCTTCATCCAGTCTTCCCATGGCGCGAAGCTACCCGTCGCTGCAATCGAGCACAAGCGATGCCGGACCCGGAGGTGGATACCGGATCCTGATCTGCCTGCTATGCTCGCGCTGCATGAGCGAGACGACCACCTCCCGATTACTTCGAGCGCAATGCTTCTCAAGACATCTGCTGCGATGGCTGGTGCTGATCCCGGCGCTGCTCGCCGGCTGCACGGACACAGCTGACAGCGCAGCGACCCTGCAACCGCCTGGAGAGTCCGCCGCAGGTGCGGGGTCAGAGTCCAGCACCTCTGCGACCGCAGAGGCGGCCACCTACATCGGCAGCACCGCCTGCGCGGACTGTCATGCCCGGGAGCATGCGGCCTGGTCAGGTTCCCATCACGATCTGGCATTGCAGATCAGCACACCGGAGACGGTGCTGGCCCCCTTCGACGATGAATTCAACGGCGTGCACTTCATCCAGGATGCTGACGGTTACACCATCCGGCCTGCTGTGGACGAGCCGCCACTGCCCGTGCGCTTCACCTTCGGAGTCGAGCCATTGCAGCAGTATGTGGTTGAGGCTGCAGACGGCCGCCTGCAGACTTTTCCAACACCCTGGGACAGCCGGCCCGAAAGTGCCGGCGGGCAGCGCTGGTACGAGCTCTATCCGGGTGCAAGCCCGCCTGGCGATCCCATGCACTGGAACGGACGCGCCAACAGCTGGAATGCCCAGTGTGCCGACTGCCATTCCACCGCTGTGCAGAAAAACTACGATCCGGAAGCCCGCGCCTACAGCACATCGTTTGAGGTTGAAGATGTGGGCTGCGAGGCCTGCCATGGCGCCGGATCGCTGCACGCTGCAACCCCTCAGGCGTACCCCCTCTCCGGCCTCGATCGTCAGGATGAACAGATCAATGTCTGCGCCCCGTGCCACTCCCGGCGCAGTCAGCTGGCCGAAGGCTTCACACCCGCCACGGACTTCTTCGATCACTACGCCCCCTCACTGCTGCGGGCGGGCCTCTACCATGTGGACGGGCAGATTCTCGACGAGGTTTATGAATACGGATCCTTCCTGCAGAGCCCCATGCATCGCGCCGGTGTGCAGTGCAGTCACTGTCATGAGCCGCACAGCGGCAAACTGAGATTTCCTGGCAACGCCGTCTGCACCCAGTGCCACCAGAGCTCAGGAAATGAGCAATTTCAAACACTTACAAAGAAAATCTACGACGATCCGTCGCACCACTTCCATGAAACGGACAGCGCGGGCGCGCGCTGTGTGTCCTGCCACATGCCGGCTGTCACCTACATGGGCGTCGACGAACGTCGGGATCACAGCTTCCGGCGCCCCCGCCCGGATCTGGCAGGGACCCTTGGTGTGCCTGACGTCTGCACCGGCTGCCATGAGGATCGCTCGCCGGGCTGGGCGGCAGCGGAAATCTCTGCGCGCTTCGGCCCCACCCGGGCCAGCCATTTCGCCGAAACTTTCGCCGCAGCGCAGCGCGGCGAATCCCAGGCGGGAGGAGAACTGGCCGCACTGGTCGCGGACACCACCCAGCCGATCATGGTGCGGGCCAGCGCGCTGGGCCTGCTCGGTCGCTACTCGCGGGGCTATGTGATCGACGCCATCAGCCTCTCCCGTTCCACAGAGCCTCTGCTGCGTTTCGCAGCCCCCCAGGCGGCGGCGAGTCTCAGTCCCCGGACCCGCTGGCGACTGATCTCTCCCCTGCTCGATGATGAATTGCGTGCAGTCAGGTATCAGGCGTTCAACAACCTGTTACCCATCGCCGGTGCGGATCCCGCTTATGCGGCGAGACTCAGAGCCTATCTGCCGACCTTTCTCTCGGAACAGGCTTTCAACCGGGATTTTCCGGAGACGCTCACCAACATCGCGGCTGCCGAGGTGGCGCTGGGGGATGCGGCGGCAGCGGAAGCGACCCTGAATGAAGCGCTTGCCCTGCAGCCGAGCTGGGTGCCCGGCTGGCTCAATCTCGCCGACCTGTACCGGGCGAGCGGCCGCGAAGCGCAGGCCGGCGGTGCTTACCAAGCCGCCCTGAAAATCGCGCCGGATTCCCCGGAGGCCAGCTTCGGTTACGGACTCTGGCTCACCCGCCAGGGTCGCAGCGCGGACAGCGTCGACTATCTGGCCAGAGCCGCCGCACTGGCGCCGGATACCCCGACCTACGGCTATGCCCATGCCCTCGCGCTGAGTGCGGCCGGTAACCCAGAGGGCACCATCGAACAACTCGAAGCACTGCTGGTGCGTTTTCCGGAGAACGAGGAAATCCTTTTCGCAGCAGCCACCACACTGCGTGATCAGGGACGCTTTCAGCAGGCGCTGGTCCATCTCGATCGTCTGCTGCAGCTGCGTCCGGACGATGAGCAGTTGCGACGCTTCCGCCAGCAGCTGGCGCAGCAGCCGACCCGCTGACCGGCCGGAAAGCCGGCCCGGTGATCGCTACCGGACGGGGTGCTGCGAATGAGGCAGCCGTCAGGTCCCGACAACGGCACCCTGTTCGAGCAGCTGGGCGATTTCCTCGGCCGTGTGGCCCAGGGCCCGAAGTATCTCGATCGAGTGTTCACCGACGGCCGGTGCACCCCCCGGCGCCCGTTTGGCAACCCCGCGCATCTCGATGGGACTCGC
This window harbors:
- a CDS encoding fumarylacetoacetate hydrolase family protein, whose translation is MSFRVGQKTGFGALVENRVVDLGRHMPQYEGLRQVLLAGALTRAIDIAAETSADYALKEIEFLPPIPDPEKILCVGLNYPGRADGEPRYPSIFLRTRDSLVGHGAPLWRPPESTQLDYEAEIALVIGTEGRRIAPERALDHIAGVTLMNDGTVRDWLRHSARNVTQGKNFEHSGAIGPWFVTLDALQDPENLEFSCSVNGEERQRDSTARLLFDFRYLVSYLSTFIRLKPGDVISTGSPAGSGADRELSLFLASGDVVEISAPEIGTLKNPVIDEPAVDNA
- a CDS encoding PQQ-dependent sugar dehydrogenase, giving the protein MIKGSLTSGLQHARHAITLSGLILSCAMSTATLNADTAPGPASGQAVTTIEGADLRSAEAFIDAFYSWNPQRLQAAINAPGDATRLLYYQAWAEAGNYTIQTRRPCQPAADAGNAELAKITCAITVTDDLGGALGYVATDTFTLGLSAGEIRAVTFEGDDPEVFDEMLVWLADNRPEVFTGPCLGFFDGGTTPADCVRAIVQGARDYAALNESATPGVSSAASEQNEVLQSRLSDYADLYQVQCAVCHGDRLQGEAQGTPLVGVDLIHGDSIDALILSISKGFPLKGMPEWAQSLSESQIKSLALYISETRSGFSYTDFNYDTAFTVPAGVIESERHAFTLEMVISGLDPLPFSIAPLPDGRILLTEKKRGLSIISTSGEQSPLIEGAPKAYDDTYTIAIKQEWGYGWMLDVATHPDYLDNGWIYLLYGDRCSDCNDIGRAAGTPVSMNKLIRGRIADGEWLDEEVIWQSPIQYYGSVPDIGAGGRISFDGHGHVFFSVGVKGIDNHTGIQDLATPWGKIHRVNDDGTIPLDNPFMDTPGAMKSIWSYGHRSPQGLEYRQATGELWGTEMGPRGGDEVNRLLPGHNYGWPLTSRGLNYDGSPVDYGKDLGIEFDLRDIDQPVVDLSPSPAVSSFIFYAGNRFPGWQGDLIVGSLKGRTLYRMEIEDNTVVHTEPLLKDLVRFRDIEVGADGLIYLLLEHNSGGQIVRMVPSPTLLSGQSPPDTGT
- a CDS encoding NAD-dependent succinate-semialdehyde dehydrogenase, whose protein sequence is MRLEDSALLRTQAYVDGQWIDADSGGTSAVTNPANGATLAEIARCGTAETRRAIEAAERALPAWRARTAKDRAGLLRKLFDLMMAHQEDLAKIMTAEQGKPLAESRGEIAYGANFIEWFAEEAKRVYGDTIPGPSPDKRIVCIKQPVGVVGCITPWNFPNAMLTRKIAPALASGCTVVCKPANATPLSAFAIAELAHRAGIPAGVINILAGNTAEIGAELTGNPIVRKVTFTGSTEVGKQLIQECAATVKRTSMELGGNAPFIVFDDADLAAAVAGAMASKYRNAGQTCVCANRMLVQAGVYDAFAEKLTAAVRKLVVGDGMDQKTTVGPLIDRKAADSVIAMIDDAVTRGGRVAIGGKRAANGEAFVEPTVITGVTREMRVFREEIFGPVAPLVRFETEAEAIEMANDTEFGLAAYFYSRDVGRIWRVAEGLDYGIVGINEGLISNEAAPFGGMKESGNGREGSKYGMDEYLEIKYLCLGGIDR
- a CDS encoding NAD-dependent epimerase/dehydratase family protein translates to MAPVPKGGTIAVTGAAGFIGGWVVKNLLDRGYRVRACVRDANDAVKTTFLREMPGHASGRLTLHSADLDVDGCFDEIFKGCHGVAHVSHVSNYNDQDYVKRVCEHIIASVNASETVTRVIVTSSTAAVISEADMQELVRRPVCYEDRYPDEQNPKRRPERGQGYSMSKVLAERVFAQAAAAHGRWDAITLCPADNVGPILSAHQREKGSWQHNIETMLLGEYYQNGAYRPWMVVDVRDNADCHIGLLESTEVHNGERYIAWSTEKRNVEDICADIDRLLPELGHATPAVTDPFPDRIKAREAELRAIWAGCELRNDRIRAVVPIRFRPLDQSLRDCVESLLAVARVKPVLKPGFGGNA
- a CDS encoding tetratricopeptide repeat protein yields the protein MSETTTSRLLRAQCFSRHLLRWLVLIPALLAGCTDTADSAATLQPPGESAAGAGSESSTSATAEAATYIGSTACADCHAREHAAWSGSHHDLALQISTPETVLAPFDDEFNGVHFIQDADGYTIRPAVDEPPLPVRFTFGVEPLQQYVVEAADGRLQTFPTPWDSRPESAGGQRWYELYPGASPPGDPMHWNGRANSWNAQCADCHSTAVQKNYDPEARAYSTSFEVEDVGCEACHGAGSLHAATPQAYPLSGLDRQDEQINVCAPCHSRRSQLAEGFTPATDFFDHYAPSLLRAGLYHVDGQILDEVYEYGSFLQSPMHRAGVQCSHCHEPHSGKLRFPGNAVCTQCHQSSGNEQFQTLTKKIYDDPSHHFHETDSAGARCVSCHMPAVTYMGVDERRDHSFRRPRPDLAGTLGVPDVCTGCHEDRSPGWAAAEISARFGPTRASHFAETFAAAQRGESQAGGELAALVADTTQPIMVRASALGLLGRYSRGYVIDAISLSRSTEPLLRFAAPQAAASLSPRTRWRLISPLLDDELRAVRYQAFNNLLPIAGADPAYAARLRAYLPTFLSEQAFNRDFPETLTNIAAAEVALGDAAAAEATLNEALALQPSWVPGWLNLADLYRASGREAQAGGAYQAALKIAPDSPEASFGYGLWLTRQGRSADSVDYLARAAALAPDTPTYGYAHALALSAAGNPEGTIEQLEALLVRFPENEEILFAAATTLRDQGRFQQALVHLDRLLQLRPDDEQLRRFRQQLAQQPTR